In Halomarina salina, one DNA window encodes the following:
- a CDS encoding metal-dependent hydrolase yields the protein MPSLVVHVALAGLVGAALLGREFDRRSILLILLVPVIPDLDAFAGFVVPGGHRALLHTLFVPLGAALVLYYDTRRRESSWLRGRYGSRGVHVAWVAVVVYAFAGTGLDMFTGGGANPFYPLHDQFYAISGRLQYSSTEGWEQTFVELHLDPAPADGSSGGRVVEAGQRGSTKDVHINTGIDPTRGREPENVERIFPVAQSGWQLLLELTATVVLLGKFAERRLTGER from the coding sequence ATGCCATCGCTCGTCGTCCACGTGGCGCTCGCGGGCCTCGTCGGGGCGGCGCTGCTGGGCCGGGAGTTCGACCGCCGTTCCATCCTGCTGATACTCCTCGTTCCGGTGATTCCGGACCTCGACGCCTTCGCGGGGTTCGTCGTCCCCGGAGGCCACCGGGCGCTGTTGCACACGCTGTTCGTCCCGCTCGGCGCGGCGCTGGTGCTCTACTACGACACTCGGAGACGGGAGTCGTCGTGGCTCCGGGGGCGCTACGGGTCGCGCGGCGTCCACGTCGCGTGGGTCGCCGTCGTCGTCTACGCGTTCGCGGGCACCGGCCTCGACATGTTCACCGGCGGCGGGGCGAACCCGTTCTACCCGCTCCACGACCAGTTCTACGCCATCTCGGGAAGGCTCCAGTACTCCTCGACGGAGGGGTGGGAGCAGACGTTCGTCGAACTGCATCTCGACCCCGCACCCGCCGACGGGTCCTCCGGGGGCCGGGTCGTCGAGGCCGGACAGCGCGGGTCGACGAAGGACGTCCACATCAACACCGGTATCGACCCGACCCGCGGGAGAGAACCCGAGAACGTCGAGCGAATCTTCCCCGTCGCGCAGTCGGGGTGGCAGCTCCTGCTGGAACTCACCGCGACGGTCGTCCTCCTCGGGAAGTTCGCCGAGCGGCGACTCACGGGCGAGCGGTGA
- a CDS encoding GNAT family N-acetyltransferase produces the protein MTDATCRTYDHDADWPGLWELKAAFERELGSANESKAEAYDEKLTDDYRAGYRGWVGDCVSRDPDCITVVEDGDGLVGYVFVLPADFAYVWDAAVLNELFLAPAHRGSGLADDLLDRAVAHARGQRLPLDRLVLDVDPENERAARVYDRYGFESWGEMVAYDLDAA, from the coding sequence ATGACCGACGCGACGTGCCGGACGTACGACCACGACGCCGACTGGCCGGGGCTGTGGGAGCTGAAGGCAGCTTTCGAGCGGGAACTCGGGAGTGCGAACGAATCGAAGGCCGAGGCGTACGACGAGAAACTCACCGACGACTACCGGGCGGGCTACCGGGGCTGGGTCGGCGACTGCGTCTCGCGGGACCCCGACTGCATCACCGTCGTCGAGGACGGTGACGGCCTCGTCGGCTACGTGTTCGTCCTCCCGGCGGACTTCGCGTACGTCTGGGATGCGGCCGTGCTCAACGAACTGTTCCTCGCGCCCGCTCACCGCGGGAGCGGGCTGGCCGACGACCTGCTGGACCGGGCGGTCGCCCACGCTCGCGGCCAGCGCCTCCCGCTGGACCGACTGGTGCTGGACGTCGACCCGGAGAACGAACGCGCGGCGCGGGTGTACGACCGCTACGGCTTCGAGTCGTGGGGCGAGATGGTCGCGTACGACCTCGACGCGGCGTGA
- a CDS encoding SoxR reducing system RseC family protein produces MSNATSNSRLGPAAVSGAVAGAVAWVLGYAVTYLAASERVQDALTDLNAFVGLVGGNEVPTWKAVGWLYLNAHMVSVRVLGAPGGPRTYDLLAESESGNAALLYLVPPLAILLVTAAAMWLVGVRDLVSGAIGGASAVVGYGVVTAAVAIVSRHALGAGIEAFSPLPNAVVLAGVVYPVVCGSVAGALVGLVRS; encoded by the coding sequence ATGTCGAACGCGACGTCGAACTCCCGATTGGGTCCCGCGGCGGTGAGCGGTGCCGTCGCCGGTGCCGTGGCGTGGGTGCTCGGCTACGCCGTGACGTACCTCGCCGCGAGCGAACGGGTCCAGGACGCGCTCACGGACCTCAACGCGTTCGTCGGCCTGGTCGGCGGCAACGAGGTCCCGACCTGGAAGGCCGTCGGCTGGCTCTACCTCAACGCCCACATGGTCTCGGTCCGGGTCCTCGGCGCGCCCGGCGGCCCCCGGACGTACGACCTCCTCGCGGAGAGCGAGAGCGGCAACGCGGCGCTGCTCTACCTCGTCCCGCCGCTGGCCATCCTGCTCGTGACGGCCGCCGCGATGTGGCTCGTTGGCGTCCGCGACCTCGTGTCGGGCGCTATCGGCGGTGCCAGCGCCGTCGTCGGCTACGGCGTCGTCACCGCGGCCGTCGCCATCGTATCTCGCCACGCGCTGGGCGCGGGTATCGAAGCGTTCTCGCCGCTCCCCAACGCCGTCGTCCTCGCGGGCGTCGTCTACCCGGTGGTCTGCGGGTCGGTCGCCGGGGCACTCGTCGGCCTCGTCCGGTCGTAG
- a CDS encoding GNAT family N-acetyltransferase has product MSLFPETVETERLRLERLTAGDLWDLYEYASTDAPDIDEVTEYINWNPHETPKETRDFLATVESQWADGDGATYAVRPRDGEPLAGEFGGTTGLGMEWNRRLGTLGLWLRKPLWGRGYSGERAGALLALAFERLDLDVVAVSHDPENDASRRAIEKYVDRFGGRKEGHLRNDLQFADGSVRDSVRYSIASEEWREAVGEDRDVRFVDEQ; this is encoded by the coding sequence ATGTCGCTGTTCCCCGAGACCGTCGAGACCGAGCGCCTCCGCCTCGAACGCCTCACCGCCGGCGACCTGTGGGACCTGTACGAGTACGCCAGCACCGACGCGCCGGACATCGACGAAGTGACGGAGTACATCAACTGGAACCCACACGAGACGCCGAAGGAGACCCGCGACTTCCTCGCGACGGTCGAGTCGCAGTGGGCCGACGGGGACGGTGCGACCTACGCCGTCCGCCCCCGCGATGGCGAACCCCTCGCTGGCGAGTTCGGCGGCACGACCGGACTCGGGATGGAGTGGAACCGCCGACTCGGGACGCTCGGGCTGTGGCTCCGGAAACCGCTGTGGGGTCGGGGCTACTCGGGTGAACGCGCCGGCGCGCTCCTCGCGCTGGCGTTCGAGCGCCTGGACCTCGACGTCGTCGCCGTCTCCCACGACCCGGAGAACGACGCCTCGCGCCGGGCCATCGAGAAGTACGTCGACCGCTTCGGCGGCCGGAAGGAGGGCCACCTCCGCAACGACCTCCAGTTCGCCGACGGGAGCGTCCGGGATTCGGTCCGGTACTCCATCGCCAGCGAGGAGTGGCGCGAGGCAGTCGGTGAGGACCGCGACGTCCGGTTCGTCGACGAGCAGTAA
- a CDS encoding pyridoxamine 5'-phosphate oxidase family protein yields the protein MEHNRAVEMGEEAVVDFLGAGGTGVASFARGDGDPPHSIPVSYGFDAETGHLFFRLAFGPDSEKRGVVAAGAPVSFVTYGNEGGQWYSVVATGRLESVEDVDVADGVLESLRRVDIPMVDAFESEPRTLSFEFFRLDPETLTGRTEAQSDD from the coding sequence ATGGAGCACAACCGCGCGGTCGAGATGGGCGAGGAGGCGGTCGTCGACTTCCTCGGGGCGGGCGGTACGGGCGTCGCGTCGTTCGCTCGGGGCGACGGCGACCCACCGCACTCGATTCCCGTCTCCTACGGCTTCGACGCCGAGACGGGCCACCTGTTCTTCCGGTTGGCGTTCGGACCCGACAGCGAGAAACGCGGTGTCGTCGCCGCCGGAGCACCCGTCTCGTTCGTCACGTACGGCAACGAGGGCGGGCAGTGGTACAGCGTCGTCGCGACCGGTCGCCTCGAATCGGTCGAGGACGTCGACGTGGCCGATGGCGTCCTCGAATCGCTGCGCCGCGTCGACATCCCGATGGTCGACGCCTTCGAATCCGAACCGCGGACGCTCTCGTTCGAGTTCTTCAGACTCGACCCCGAGACGCTGACGGGCCGGACCGAGGCGCAGAGCGACGACTGA
- the tenA gene encoding thiaminase II, translated as MAFSDHLLDVGAELWGAQKRHPFVTELADGTLDEAAFRTWLEQDYRYLLDYARTFALLGTKARDETTMAHCFGVATAVVSDEMDLHRSFAADYGLTGEDLAGVRKTPTCEAYTNYLLRTAYERPLAVGVAAVYPCGQGYLDVAERMAELADGTHRYTPFVEKYTSDPFRESVATMRDMVDRLAAEYPSLHDEMEAAFYRCAELEHAFWEMAYTEESWPHEGARWPDA; from the coding sequence ATGGCATTCAGCGACCACCTGCTCGACGTCGGGGCGGAGCTCTGGGGGGCACAGAAACGCCACCCGTTCGTGACGGAACTGGCCGACGGGACGCTCGACGAGGCGGCGTTCCGGACCTGGCTCGAACAGGACTACCGGTACCTGCTCGACTACGCGCGGACGTTCGCGCTGCTCGGGACGAAGGCCCGCGACGAGACGACGATGGCGCACTGCTTCGGGGTGGCCACGGCCGTCGTCTCCGACGAGATGGACCTCCACCGCTCGTTCGCGGCCGACTACGGTCTGACAGGCGAGGACCTCGCGGGGGTCCGGAAGACGCCGACCTGCGAGGCGTACACGAACTACCTCCTGCGGACGGCGTACGAACGACCGCTCGCGGTCGGCGTCGCGGCGGTCTACCCGTGCGGACAGGGCTACCTCGACGTGGCCGAGCGGATGGCCGAACTGGCCGACGGAACGCACCGGTACACGCCGTTCGTCGAGAAGTACACGAGCGACCCGTTCCGGGAGTCCGTCGCGACGATGCGGGACATGGTGGACCGGCTCGCTGCGGAGTACCCGTCGCTCCACGACGAGATGGAGGCCGCGTTCTACCGCTGTGCCGAACTGGAACACGCGTTCTGGGAGATGGCCTACACCGAGGAGTCGTGGCCACACGAGGGAGCACGCTGGCCGGACGCCTGA
- a CDS encoding replication factor C large subunit: MADWTETYRPTTLAEVRGNDKARDALHQWAKSWDDHRQAVILHGSPGVGKTSAAHALANDMGWPTIELNASDQRTKDDIEKYAGGAAMNQSLSGSGRQLIILDEADNIHGNADRGGSGAITRLVKEAEQPMVLIANEFYDMSNGLRNACEDIEFRDVSARSIVPVLRDICRKQDVKYETDALEAIAEANSGDLRGAVKDLQATAEGCDQIKKEDVTAGGRDKTEGIFQLLDAVLKEQDAEGALKFSYDVDETPDDMINWIEDNLPKDYHGAELADAYGNLANADRWLGRVRATQNYSFWRYASDAMTAGVAASRSGSKGGWTRYGPPSYWSKLGRSRAARDKRDYVARHIAETGGMSMATARKQVLPYLSTMTHHCKNRELTVLMAATYELEAKHVAFVTGSGEDTNKVQSIVEDAERLREEAAVEHSGGAFAGGEFDGDEAADEAPDGAVADAADGSSGTAADAADDTDAAETDESDAEAETTEESDQQSGLTDFY, encoded by the coding sequence ATGGCTGACTGGACGGAGACGTACCGCCCGACGACGCTGGCGGAGGTCCGGGGGAACGACAAGGCCCGCGACGCGCTCCACCAGTGGGCGAAGTCGTGGGACGACCACCGGCAGGCGGTCATCCTCCACGGGTCGCCGGGCGTCGGCAAGACGAGTGCGGCCCACGCGCTGGCCAACGACATGGGCTGGCCGACCATCGAGTTGAACGCCAGCGACCAGCGAACGAAGGACGACATCGAGAAGTACGCGGGCGGCGCGGCGATGAACCAGTCGCTGTCGGGGAGCGGTCGCCAACTCATCATCCTCGACGAGGCGGACAACATCCACGGCAACGCCGACCGGGGCGGGTCGGGGGCCATCACGCGCCTCGTCAAGGAGGCCGAACAGCCGATGGTGCTCATCGCCAACGAGTTCTACGACATGTCCAACGGCCTCCGGAACGCCTGCGAGGACATCGAGTTCCGGGACGTGTCGGCGCGTTCCATCGTGCCCGTGTTGCGGGACATCTGCCGGAAGCAGGACGTGAAGTACGAAACCGACGCGCTGGAGGCCATCGCCGAGGCGAACTCGGGGGACCTGCGCGGTGCGGTCAAGGACCTGCAGGCGACCGCCGAGGGCTGCGACCAGATCAAGAAAGAGGACGTGACGGCGGGCGGCCGCGACAAGACGGAGGGCATCTTCCAGTTGCTCGACGCGGTGCTCAAGGAGCAGGACGCCGAGGGGGCACTGAAGTTCTCCTACGACGTCGACGAGACGCCCGACGACATGATAAACTGGATCGAGGACAACCTCCCGAAGGACTACCACGGCGCGGAACTCGCCGACGCCTACGGGAACCTCGCCAACGCCGACCGCTGGCTCGGGCGGGTCCGCGCGACGCAGAACTACTCGTTCTGGCGCTACGCCAGCGACGCCATGACCGCGGGCGTCGCCGCTTCACGCTCCGGGTCGAAGGGCGGGTGGACGCGCTACGGCCCGCCGAGCTACTGGTCGAAACTCGGGCGCTCGCGCGCGGCCCGCGACAAGCGCGACTACGTCGCCCGCCACATCGCGGAGACGGGCGGGATGTCGATGGCCACCGCCCGGAAGCAGGTGCTCCCGTACCTCTCGACGATGACCCACCACTGCAAGAACCGCGAACTGACGGTGCTGATGGCCGCCACCTACGAACTGGAGGCCAAGCACGTCGCGTTCGTCACGGGCAGCGGCGAGGACACGAACAAGGTCCAGTCCATCGTCGAGGACGCCGAGCGACTGCGGGAGGAGGCGGCCGTCGAACACTCCGGCGGCGCGTTCGCGGGCGGCGAGTTCGACGGCGACGAGGCGGCCGACGAGGCCCCAGACGGTGCGGTGGCCGATGCGGCCGACGGTTCGTCGGGGACTGCGGCCGATGCGGCCGACGACACCGATGCGGCCGAGACGGACGAGTCGGACGCCGAAGCGGAGACGACCGAGGAGAGCGACCAGCAGTCCGGTCTCACCGACTTCTACTGA
- a CDS encoding GNAT family N-acetyltransferase: MPGPVFLRDDEVTLRTVERDDLDFLQRWQNAPELRDSLGYTVPTTTDEMEQQYEEWTVEMDKGLSLLVCLDGDDEGPERIGHVALFDVAYDRGELGYWLVPDHHGEGYGTRVASLVLDHAFDTLALHRVVAKVFGYNDASQALLDSLGFAREGLFREHVFRFGEYQDEVRFGLLAHEWRERRANGD, from the coding sequence ATGCCCGGTCCCGTTTTCCTCCGCGACGACGAGGTGACGCTGCGGACGGTCGAACGCGACGACCTCGACTTCCTCCAGCGCTGGCAGAACGCCCCCGAACTCCGCGATTCGCTCGGGTACACCGTCCCGACGACGACCGACGAGATGGAACAGCAGTACGAGGAGTGGACCGTCGAGATGGACAAGGGTCTGAGCCTCCTCGTCTGCCTCGACGGGGACGACGAGGGCCCCGAACGTATCGGCCACGTCGCACTGTTCGACGTGGCGTACGACCGCGGCGAACTCGGCTACTGGCTCGTCCCCGACCACCACGGCGAGGGCTACGGCACGCGCGTCGCCTCGCTCGTCCTCGACCACGCGTTCGACACGCTCGCCCTCCACCGTGTCGTCGCGAAGGTGTTCGGCTACAACGACGCCTCGCAGGCACTCCTCGACTCGCTCGGGTTCGCCCGCGAGGGACTGTTCCGCGAACACGTCTTCCGGTTCGGCGAGTATCAGGACGAGGTCCGGTTCGGCCTGTTGGCCCACGAGTGGCGCGAGCGACGCGCCAACGGCGACTGA
- a CDS encoding zinc-dependent alcohol dehydrogenase family protein, producing MRAAVVREYGEPLVIEERDRPTPTPDGVVVEVAACGICRSDWHAWQGHGDWVDDRVPRGQVLGHEPAGTVVEVGDDVATVAVGDRVAVPFCLGDGTCSYCLSGRGNVCPNGVGLGFDSDAPGAFAEYVAVPAADYNLVSLPPDVSATAMAALGCRYVTAYHALEHRARLGAGEWVAVHGCGGVGLSAVQVGRALGARVVAVDVREAPLSRAAELGADATVDASSEGDTADAVRAATDGGAHVAMDALGSVPTARDALDGLRRAGRYLQVGLTGGEERGEMPLPTDAIAGRELSVLGVRGMPPTRYDEVLSLVAGGRLDPGALVSREVSLGEVPERLAAMTDFETVGVEVVTEF from the coding sequence ATGCGCGCCGCCGTCGTCCGCGAGTACGGAGAGCCACTGGTCATCGAGGAACGCGACCGCCCGACGCCGACCCCCGATGGTGTCGTCGTCGAGGTGGCCGCCTGCGGCATCTGTCGCTCCGACTGGCACGCCTGGCAGGGCCACGGCGACTGGGTGGACGACCGGGTCCCGCGCGGACAGGTGCTCGGTCACGAACCGGCCGGCACCGTCGTCGAGGTGGGCGACGACGTGGCCACCGTGGCGGTGGGCGACCGGGTCGCCGTCCCGTTCTGTCTCGGCGACGGCACCTGCTCGTACTGTCTCTCGGGGCGGGGCAACGTCTGCCCGAACGGCGTCGGCCTCGGCTTCGACTCCGACGCCCCCGGCGCGTTCGCCGAGTACGTCGCCGTCCCCGCCGCCGACTACAACCTCGTCTCCCTCCCGCCGGACGTCTCCGCGACGGCGATGGCCGCGCTCGGCTGCCGGTACGTCACTGCCTACCACGCGCTCGAACACCGGGCCAGGCTCGGTGCGGGGGAGTGGGTGGCCGTCCACGGCTGTGGCGGCGTCGGTCTCTCCGCGGTGCAGGTCGGGCGGGCGCTCGGTGCCCGCGTCGTCGCCGTCGACGTGCGCGAGGCACCGCTGTCGAGAGCGGCGGAACTGGGCGCGGACGCCACCGTCGACGCGAGCAGCGAGGGCGACACTGCCGACGCGGTCCGGGCGGCGACCGACGGCGGCGCACACGTCGCGATGGACGCGCTCGGGAGCGTGCCGACCGCGAGGGACGCGCTCGACGGCCTCCGCCGCGCCGGGCGGTACCTGCAGGTCGGTCTCACCGGCGGCGAGGAACGCGGGGAGATGCCCCTGCCGACCGACGCTATCGCGGGACGAGAGCTATCTGTGCTCGGGGTGCGGGGGATGCCGCCGACGCGGTACGACGAGGTGCTGTCGCTGGTCGCGGGCGGGCGACTCGACCCCGGTGCGTTGGTCTCTCGCGAGGTGTCGCTCGGCGAGGTGCCCGAGCGACTCGCGGCGATGACCGACTTCGAGACGGTCGGCGTCGAGGTCGTGACGGAGTTCTGA
- a CDS encoding amino acid ABC transporter permease, which translates to MSGERSTARRTLARAGSRFPSSRSVGLAVGALFWAWLVVRWVAIWTGNSEPFLPASFVEGLATGFRNDALVMQQSGGPILDFVAGFWFLFADVANFAAFAVEYLPILARGAWLTVILTVVGILLGLVIAVPLSVARVYGGPVTRWLSLGYIELIRGTPLLAQLFVVYYGLNLSRYFRAVDDGLLPGAAVWVAIVGFTINSAAYQAEYIRSALESVESGQLTAARSIGLSRVDGIRYVVLPQGLRYAIPGWTNELVYLIKYSSLAAFITVVELFESGRNIASDTFQYLNIYALLALFYLALVLSATLFMGWVEDRVAIPGLGVREGR; encoded by the coding sequence ATGAGCGGGGAGCGTTCGACGGCCCGGCGAACGCTCGCCCGTGCGGGGAGCCGCTTCCCGTCGAGTCGGTCGGTCGGCCTGGCCGTCGGCGCGCTGTTCTGGGCGTGGCTCGTCGTCCGCTGGGTCGCCATCTGGACGGGCAACAGCGAGCCGTTCCTCCCGGCGAGCTTCGTCGAGGGGCTCGCCACGGGCTTCCGGAACGACGCCCTCGTCATGCAGCAGAGCGGCGGGCCGATTCTCGACTTCGTCGCCGGGTTCTGGTTCCTCTTCGCCGACGTGGCGAACTTCGCCGCCTTCGCCGTCGAGTACCTGCCGATACTCGCGCGGGGCGCGTGGCTCACGGTCATCCTCACCGTCGTTGGCATCCTGCTGGGACTCGTCATCGCCGTCCCGCTGAGCGTCGCCCGCGTCTACGGCGGTCCCGTCACGCGCTGGCTCTCGCTGGGCTACATCGAACTCATCCGCGGGACGCCGCTGCTCGCCCAGCTGTTCGTCGTCTACTACGGGCTGAACCTCTCGCGGTACTTCCGCGCCGTCGACGACGGCCTCCTCCCCGGGGCGGCCGTCTGGGTCGCCATCGTCGGGTTCACCATTAACAGCGCTGCGTACCAGGCGGAGTACATCCGGTCGGCGCTCGAATCGGTCGAGTCGGGACAGCTCACCGCCGCTCGCTCCATCGGCCTCTCGCGCGTCGACGGCATCCGGTACGTCGTCCTCCCGCAGGGGTTGCGCTACGCGATTCCGGGCTGGACGAACGAACTCGTCTACCTCATCAAGTACTCCTCGCTGGCGGCGTTCATCACCGTCGTCGAACTGTTCGAGTCGGGCCGCAACATCGCCAGCGACACGTTCCAGTACCTGAACATCTACGCGCTGCTCGCGCTGTTCTACCTCGCGCTCGTCCTCTCGGCGACGCTGTTCATGGGCTGGGTCGAGGACCGCGTCGCCATCCCCGGTCTCGGCGTCCGCGAGGGGCGCTGA
- a CDS encoding amino acid ABC transporter ATP-binding protein — MSSEPLLRVEDLQKSYGDETVLRGVSFDLDKRDVEVVIGPSGSGKSTMLRCVNRLTEFQGGTISLDGESVMEMDENTLRKRVGMVFQDINLFSHLTALGNVTLGLRKVRGMGDSEAESKAMNQLERVGLKAQADSYPAELSGGQKQRVGIARALAMDPELLLFDEPTSALDPELVGEVLEVMRDLAEGGMTMLVVTHEMGFARRAASSLMFLDEGRIVERGPPEQLFENPQRDRTKEFLDRLTSIAEET, encoded by the coding sequence ATGAGTTCCGAACCGCTCCTGCGCGTCGAGGACCTGCAGAAGTCCTACGGCGACGAGACCGTGCTACGCGGCGTGAGCTTCGACCTCGACAAACGGGACGTGGAGGTCGTCATCGGGCCGTCCGGGTCCGGGAAGTCGACGATGCTCCGCTGTGTCAACCGCCTCACCGAGTTCCAGGGCGGGACCATCTCCCTCGACGGCGAGTCGGTGATGGAGATGGACGAGAACACCCTCCGGAAACGCGTCGGAATGGTGTTCCAGGACATCAACCTGTTCTCGCACCTCACGGCGCTCGGGAACGTCACGCTCGGCCTCCGCAAGGTCCGCGGGATGGGCGATAGCGAGGCCGAGTCGAAGGCGATGAACCAGCTCGAACGCGTCGGGCTGAAGGCGCAGGCGGACTCCTACCCCGCCGAACTCTCCGGCGGGCAGAAACAGCGCGTCGGCATCGCCCGCGCGCTGGCGATGGACCCCGAACTGCTCCTGTTCGACGAGCCGACGAGCGCGCTCGACCCGGAACTGGTCGGGGAAGTGCTGGAGGTGATGCGTGACCTCGCGGAGGGCGGGATGACGATGCTCGTCGTCACCCACGAGATGGGGTTCGCCCGCCGCGCCGCCTCGTCGCTGATGTTCCTCGACGAGGGGCGCATCGTCGAGCGCGGCCCGCCCGAACAGCTGTTCGAGAACCCGCAGCGCGACCGGACGAAGGAGTTCCTCGACCGGCTGACCAGCATCGCCGAGGAGACATGA
- a CDS encoding amino acid ABC transporter permease, translating to MEPLSLAFPLAPDTLDWGVVAQFESDDWQFVIDNADYLAEGLGVTILLTVTSIVLGFLAGFPMGAIEVYGRGPLRSVVYGAGVVLRAIPIVVILVFMFFVAPIPFPSGQFSAWLPGIGSFSFGTSAFLAATVGLGLRSAAYQAQIFRGALQSVSGGQMEAARSVGMSKLQGIRHVVLPQALRRSIPGFQNEFTIVLKDTSIAIAIGLTELFKRADDLFVQQTTATLELFLAISLVYFVMTFATNRTLDFLGDYYAIPGGDR from the coding sequence ATGGAACCGCTCTCGCTGGCGTTCCCGCTCGCCCCCGATACCCTCGACTGGGGCGTCGTCGCGCAGTTCGAGTCCGACGACTGGCAGTTCGTCATCGACAACGCGGACTACCTCGCCGAGGGACTCGGCGTGACCATCCTGCTCACCGTGACGAGCATCGTCCTCGGCTTCCTCGCCGGGTTCCCGATGGGTGCCATCGAGGTGTACGGCCGCGGGCCGCTCCGCTCGGTGGTGTACGGCGCGGGCGTCGTCCTGCGGGCGATCCCCATCGTCGTCATCCTCGTGTTCATGTTCTTCGTCGCGCCCATCCCGTTCCCGAGCGGGCAGTTCTCGGCGTGGCTCCCCGGCATCGGGAGCTTCTCGTTCGGGACGAGCGCGTTCCTCGCCGCCACCGTCGGCCTCGGCCTGCGGTCGGCGGCCTACCAGGCACAGATCTTCCGGGGGGCGCTCCAGAGCGTCAGCGGCGGCCAGATGGAGGCCGCCCGCTCCGTCGGGATGAGCAAGCTCCAGGGCATCCGCCACGTCGTCCTGCCGCAGGCGCTCCGGCGGTCGATTCCCGGCTTCCAGAACGAGTTCACCATCGTCCTCAAGGACACGAGCATCGCCATCGCCATCGGCCTCACCGAACTGTTCAAACGGGCCGACGACCTGTTCGTCCAGCAGACGACCGCGACGCTCGAACTGTTCCTCGCAATCAGCCTCGTCTACTTCGTCATGACATTCGCCACCAACCGCACGCTCGACTTCCTCGGCGACTACTACGCGATTCCGGGGGGTGACCGATGA
- a CDS encoding basic amino acid ABC transporter substrate-binding protein, protein MTSERSIDRRAYLTAVGSGAVAALAGCLGEPSGEGTTDGGGGDGGGNTTDGETTEGTDSMGNGTGTEEGTDSGTTQSGEEQAITAGTAPGFPPFEVKEGGELTGFDVELLEAVVSAAPGYTLDGWQEFEFDSLIPALSGGNIDVIAAAMTITEERKQTIAFTDPYYEADQSILVAAGSDFQPSQLSDLEGHPVGAQNGTTGEGVIENELSDVDYNGYGSYVLAVTDLENGNIDAVVLDKPVAQTFAQQRDVEVAFTYETGEEYGFGIQQNASELQSALNEGLATVQDDGTYEELRNEWFSES, encoded by the coding sequence ATGACGTCAGAACGCTCTATAGACCGTCGTGCGTACCTCACTGCTGTCGGCTCCGGTGCCGTCGCGGCGCTCGCTGGCTGCCTCGGCGAACCGTCGGGCGAGGGGACGACAGACGGTGGCGGTGGCGACGGTGGCGGTAACACGACCGACGGCGAGACGACCGAAGGGACGGACTCGATGGGCAACGGGACCGGCACCGAGGAGGGGACCGACTCCGGGACCACCCAGTCCGGCGAGGAGCAGGCCATCACCGCCGGGACCGCGCCCGGCTTCCCGCCGTTCGAGGTGAAGGAAGGAGGCGAACTGACCGGGTTCGACGTCGAACTGCTCGAAGCCGTCGTCAGCGCGGCCCCGGGATACACCCTCGACGGCTGGCAGGAGTTCGAGTTCGACTCGCTCATCCCCGCGCTCTCGGGCGGGAACATCGACGTCATCGCCGCGGCGATGACCATCACCGAGGAGCGCAAGCAGACCATCGCGTTCACCGACCCGTACTACGAGGCCGACCAGTCCATCCTCGTGGCGGCGGGCAGCGACTTCCAGCCCTCGCAGCTCAGCGACCTGGAGGGCCACCCCGTCGGCGCGCAGAACGGCACCACCGGCGAAGGGGTCATCGAGAACGAACTGAGCGACGTGGACTACAACGGCTACGGCAGCTACGTCCTCGCCGTCACCGACCTGGAGAACGGCAACATCGACGCCGTCGTCCTCGACAAGCCCGTCGCCCAGACGTTCGCCCAGCAGCGCGACGTCGAGGTGGCGTTCACCTACGAGACGGGCGAGGAGTACGGCTTCGGCATCCAGCAGAACGCGAGCGAGCTCCAGAGCGCGCTCAACGAGGGGCTGGCGACGGTGCAGGACGACGGCACCTACGAGGAACTGCGGAACGAGTGGTTCAGCGAGTCGTAG